Within the Chloroflexota bacterium genome, the region GTTCGCCAGGAATTCTTGCGGCGTCTGAAAGTTGTCCATCTCTGTCCAGGCACGCCCAATTTCACAGGCAAAATGCCCATCGGAGCCGGCAGCTACAGGCAATCCATATCGTGCCGCCAACTCGCGAGCGCGTTGGTCATCGGCAGCGAAAGGGGCTCGTGCGTTATAGCCTTCGAGCACATCAATCTGCTCGATGATCTCGTAGAGCTTGCGCTCCTCGATTTTCCCTGGCACGCCCCGTGCCAAGGGATGGGGGATAAAAACCAGTCCCTTTTGCTCACGGATGCGCGCGATGGTTTCCTCTGCACTGAGATGGGGCGGGATGTGTTCCTCAATGAACAAGGCGGCGATGCCTCCGTGCATCGTGCCGATCTCTTCTCCCACAATAACCTTGAATGGCGCCCATTCTCTTAGGCGAAGAGCGCCTTCGATTTCGTCATGGTCGAGGATGGCTACGCCATCCAGCCCTTTGCGTCGTACAACGGCAGATAGTTTCTCCAGTGAGAGGGCGCAGTCATAAGAGTAGCAGGTGTGGACGTGGAGGTCGAGGCGCATAGACAGTGGCTCAGTTTCTCTACCAGGCTACCTTAGCACGTTCCGCAATGACGCGCTCATAGACGCGGATAGTTTGTTGCGCGATGCGCTGCCAATTGTACTCTTCCCGCACCACGCGGTAGGCATTTTCCGCACGCTGTGCAGCCCAATCGGGACGGGACAGGGTGTGGTTGATGCCCCAGGCCAGCGATTCGGGATTATCCGGATAAACGGTGATGCCTGTCTCAGCATGTTTCACCACCTCTTGCAAGCCACCGACCAAGGAGACCACCACCGGCACTTTGGCCGCCATGGCTTCGAGAGCAACGATCCCGAATGGTTCGTACAGACTCGGAAAGACGGCGCAAGAAGCTACTTTGTACAGGCGATCGCGGTCCTCATCGGGGATAAAGCCGGTGAACAGCACCTTGTCGCCAACGCCAAGGTCCCAAGCCCGGGCGCGTAGTGCAGGAATGAGGTCGCCTGTACCGGCAATGACGAACTTGGCGGCAGGGTTTTCGGCCAGCACGCGAGGCACGGCTTCGATCAAGATGTGTACCCCTTTTTCGTGGACGATGCGCCCCACGTAGAAGACAATTTTCTCCTCCGGCAATGCGTACATGCTGCGGAAGCGAGACAAGTCCGCCCTTTCCAGGTGTTGGAAGCGATCTACCCTTACGCCGTTGGGAATAACGTCTATCTTGTCCGCTGGCGCCTTGAAGTAGTTGATCACTTCAGTGGCCATGTATTGGGAGCAGCAAATGATGCGCCAAGATTCGTAAGTCAGCCACCATTCCACGCTGTGGATAGCCCTTTGCATATCTGTAACCAGGTTGCCTCGCGCCCGTCCCTGTTCCGTAGCGTGGATAGTGCTGAGCAAGGGGATGCGAAAATTGCGTTTCAAGGCAGTGGCACTGAAGGCGGTCAGCCACTCATGGTTGTGAATCAGGTCAATGCCTTTTTCCTGGCAAAGAGCGCCACCTACTTGTTCCAGACGAATGTTGGTCTGCCACGCACTGGTGTAGAAATCGGGCATGGGCACGTCAGGCGGATCCACGCGGTACACTGTAAGCCCATCAACCTCTTCCTTTGGTTCGCCACCAGCCCAACGCGGGGTGACTAAGTGTACTTCTACTCCTTCTTGGATTAGTGCAGGCACGAGTTCGGCTACATGGCGACCCAAGCCCCCCACAATATGCGGCGGGTACTCCCAGGATAGCATCAAGATGCGCATGCAGCGGGCTCCTTCCTCATAAGTAAATGGCACGAAGCGGGACACAGGACTTTTGCGCACTTCGTAGCTCTTGGCATCAATGCCAACCGCTCAAATTGGCAACTGCACACCAAAGGATTATACTGTAGCATAGCAAGCAGTCCAAAAGGAGGGAAAGCATGGAGAAGATCGCCGAAGCCATTCGCAAAGCATTGATGGAAGGAGAATTGCCTTGCGCATCTGCTTTTGCTATCGCACAGCGTTTGAGCGTGGAGCCATTGCAGGTGGGGCAGACGGCGGATGAACTGGGCGTGCGGCTGTCCAAATGTCAATTGGGCCTCTTCGGATACGGTTCCAAGGCAGAGGGCAAGCATCGCCGCGTCAGACCAATGCCTGACGTGCCACCGCAACTCGCTGCGGCGATCAGAGCCGCGTTAGGCAAGGATGGCAAGTTGTCCTGTATTGCTGCCTGGCAGATCGCCGAGGATCTACAGATGTCCCGACAGCAGGTAAGCGATGCAGCGGAGGGATTGGGAGTGCGTATAGGACATTGCCAGTTGGGAGCATTCTAAACGGTTCCGAATCGGCAATTGACAGCGGCAAGGTGCAAGTATCCTGTTTCGCCACCGACCAAAAATGGGTGTCGAGCATTGGCAAAAGTTGACAGCGCCTACACTCCATTGTAGAATTGAGGGTGAGAAAACGTAGGAGGGATTATGATTATCCGGGACTTTCGGCCAGAGGATGCAGAGGCACTAGTAGAGATTTTGAAAGCGAATTTACAATATGGAGATCCGGCCACAGAGGGCCCGGAGGCCATGCTGCGGGTGCACGAATGCCGGGCAGCAGTGTTTCTGGTTGCGGAAGAGGATGGCAAACCGGTGGGCTTGAGCCGTGGCGTTTACGATGGCTCCAAAGCGCTCATACACCTGGTCTCCGTGCACCCTGCTTATCAGCGACGTGGTATCGGTACAGCACTGGTGCGCGAGACCGCAAGACGATTCAAGGAACGTGGCGCAACGAACTTGGCAGTTACTGTGCCTGGTGATAATCTGGAATTCTGGAAGAAGTTATCTTTTCGTGTGACCACGCGCATTATGTTTGCGCATCCAATTGAAAAAGTCATCGAAGGGTGAGGCTTTGAGCGCTTTCAGGCTGCTTTTTCGAGGGGTAGGGTTTACTTTTTGCTTTGCTTCTTTGTTTGCTCCATCTTCTCCTTGAGCTGCGAGTAGAGAGCGATGAGGTTTTCCTGGTGTAGGTACTGCACCAGACCATCGAGTGGAACACGCGATTTGCCGCAGGATTCGATGTCAATGCTCGCTAGAGCAGATTCGGGGGCGCCTTCCTTTACCAACTTCTGCACTTTCTCGGTAATTGCCTGCAGGTAGTGTAGGCTTGATTCGATTTCTTCAGCGAGTTCTCCCTTTAGCAGTAATACCCCATGCCCCTGTATCACGCTTTCAGGTTTGAGCGCGCGCACGGTGCGCAGCGATTGG harbors:
- a CDS encoding PHP domain-containing protein, encoding MRLDLHVHTCYSYDCALSLEKLSAVVRRKGLDGVAILDHDEIEGALRLREWAPFKVIVGEEIGTMHGGIAALFIEEHIPPHLSAEETIARIREQKGLVFIPHPLARGVPGKIEERKLYEIIEQIDVLEGYNARAPFAADDQRARELAARYGLPVAAGSDGHFACEIGRAWTEMDNFQTPQEFLANLQRARLHYTTKTPYLVPALTVASIAPLTAWRLLRQIIIRRKQGVRDAH
- a CDS encoding glycosyltransferase family 4 protein → MRILMLSWEYPPHIVGGLGRHVAELVPALIQEGVEVHLVTPRWAGGEPKEEVDGLTVYRVDPPDVPMPDFYTSAWQTNIRLEQVGGALCQEKGIDLIHNHEWLTAFSATALKRNFRIPLLSTIHATEQGRARGNLVTDMQRAIHSVEWWLTYESWRIICCSQYMATEVINYFKAPADKIDVIPNGVRVDRFQHLERADLSRFRSMYALPEEKIVFYVGRIVHEKGVHILIEAVPRVLAENPAAKFVIAGTGDLIPALRARAWDLGVGDKVLFTGFIPDEDRDRLYKVASCAVFPSLYEPFGIVALEAMAAKVPVVVSLVGGLQEVVKHAETGITVYPDNPESLAWGINHTLSRPDWAAQRAENAYRVVREEYNWQRIAQQTIRVYERVIAERAKVAW
- a CDS encoding GNAT family N-acetyltransferase, with translation MIIRDFRPEDAEALVEILKANLQYGDPATEGPEAMLRVHECRAAVFLVAEEDGKPVGLSRGVYDGSKALIHLVSVHPAYQRRGIGTALVRETARRFKERGATNLAVTVPGDNLEFWKKLSFRVTTRIMFAHPIEKVIEG